Below is a genomic region from Delftia tsuruhatensis.
AGGCCATACAGGCCGCCTTCACGGAAGTGGCCGACGGCCTGGCCGGCAAGCGCACGCTGGACGAGCAGATGCAGGCGCAGCAACTGCTGGTGGACGCCAGCGAAAAGGCCGAGGCACTGGCCGCCCAGCGCTTTGCCGAAGGCATGGACGACAACCTCAGCCTGCTGGATGCGCAGCGAACGCGCTACGGATCGCAGCAGGCGCTGGTGCAGACGCGGCTGGCGCGCCTGGGCAACCTGATCGATCTGTACAAATCGCTGGGCGGCGGCTGGACGCAGCGTACGCAGGCAGCGAGCGCCCTGGCCGGCGCCCCCTGAGCGCGAGGACAGGCAGGCCTCACACCTCCAGCCACTCCTTGCGCACCTTCTGGTCCGCGCGCAGCCCGTCGGGCGTGCCGTCGAAGACGATGCGGCCATGGCCCATGACCAGGGCCCGGTCGGAGATGCTCATGGCGATGGTGAGCTTTTGCTCGATCAGCAGCACGGACACGCCGCGCTGCTTGATCTTTTGCAGGTACTCACCCACCAGCTCGACGATCTTGGGCGCCAAGCCCTCGGTGGGCTCGTCGATGATGATCAGGTCCGGATCGCCCATCAGCGTGCGGCACAGGGTCAGCATCTGCTGCTCGCCGCCCGACATCACGCCCGCCTCGGTGTGCTGGCGCTCCTTCAGGCGCGGGAACATGGCGTACATGTCGTCGAAGCCCCAGCGGCTGCCGCGCCCTTTTCCCTTCTGGCCCAGCAGCAGGTTCTGGTGCACGGTGAGGTTGGGGAACACGTCGCGGCTCTCGGGCACATAGCCCAGGCCCAGGTGGGCAATCTCGTAGGCCTTCTTTCCGGTCAGGCTCTGGCCCTTCCAGTCCAGCGCGCCTTCCCAGTGCACCAGGCCCATGATGGCCTTGGCCGTGGTCGAGCGGCCCGAGCCGTTGCGCCCCAGCAGCGCCACGATCTCGCCGGGCTGCACCGAAAAGTCCACGCCATGCAGCACATGGCTTTTGCCGTAGTAGGCATGCAGGTTGTTGATGTTCAGCATCCGTGCTTCCTCAATGTGCGCCTGCCTGTTGATCGGCGACTGACGATCCGAGATACGCTTCCTGCACGCGCGGATTGGCGCGCACGGCCTCGGGCGTGTCGTAGGCGATGACCTCGCCATAAACCACGACGGCGATCTTGTCCGCCAGGCCGAAGACCACGCCCATGTCGTGCTCCACGGTCAGCAGGGTCTTGCCTTCGGTGACCTTCTTGATGAGCTGGATGAAGTGGGCCGTCTCGCTGTTGCTCATGCCGGCCGTGGGTTCGTCCAGCAGGATGACGCCGGCGCCACCGCCGATGGTGATGCCGATCTCCAGCGCACGCTGCTCGGCATAGGTCAGGTTCACGGCGAGCGTGTCGCGCTTCCTGTGCAGGCCGATCATCTCCATCAGTTCCTCGGCGCGGGCGTTGGCGTCGCGCAGCTTGGAGAGGAAGCGCCAGCAGCTGTAGCGGTAGCCCAGGCTCCACAGCACGCCGCAGCGCAGGTTCTCGAAGACGCTGAGCTTGGGGAAGATGTTGGTGATCTGGAAACTGCGCGACAGGCCCATGCGATTGATTTCATAAGGCTTTTTTCCGTCGATGCGCTGGCCGTTGAGCAGCACCTGGCCGCTCGTGGGCTCGAAGCGCCCGCTGATCAGGTTGAACAGCGTGCTCTTGCCCGCGCCGTTGGGACCGATGATGGCCACGCGCTCGCCGGGCTTCACGGCCAGCTGGGCGCCGCGGATGATCTCGGCCTTGCCGAAGCGCTTGTACAGGTCGCGCAGTTCCAGCGCGTAGCCGGTCTCGCCCGCAGCGGCCACGGCGGCCTTTCCTGGTTGTTCCATCGCAATGCTCGACATGTCTCAGCCCTCCCCGCGCTTGATGGCTTCTTCGATCTCTTCCTGGATGCGCTCCCAGCGGCGCAGGCACCAGCGCCGCGCCACCTCCAGCAGGCCCATGCCCACCACGAAGACCACGATGGCCACCGTCCAGGTGGATGCCGAGCTGGTATCGAGTTGCGCGCCCATGAACGAGACCTGCGGGCCCAGGGCCGCGTTCAGCTGCAGGTGGTAGATCATCTCCACGATGGCCGCGCCCCCGGCGATGGCCAGCAGCGCGCTGGCCGCGATCGCCATGTAGGGCTGGGCCAGCCGGCGCCACTTGCCAAAGCGCGCCACGCGCAGGTTCATCATGATCAGGCTGGCCACGCCGCCGGGCGCGTACATCACCATCAGCAGGAACACCAGACCCAGGTACAGCAGCCAGGCCTTGGTCAGTTCCGACAGCAGCACCGAGGCCAGCACCAGCAGCACGGCGCCGATGATGGGCCCGAAGAAGAAGGTGGCGCCGCCCAGGAAGGTGAACAGCAGGTAGGAACCCGAGCGCATGACGCTGACGCTGTCCATGGCCGTGATGATCTCGAAGTTGATGGCCGCCAGCCCGCCGCCGATGCCCGCGAAGAAGCCCGCGATGATGAAGGCGAAGTAGCGCACGCGCTGGGTGTTGTAGCCCACGAACTCCACGCGCTCGGGGTTGTCGCGCACGGCGTTGAGCATGCGGCCCAGCGGCGTTCCCGTGAAGGCGAACATGGCGGCCGTGCAGAGGAAGCAGTAGGCCGCTATCAGGTAGTAGACCTCCATGCCCGAGCCGAAGGTCAGCCCGAAGAAGGGCTTGCCGTAGACGCGGTCGGTGGTGATGCCGCCTTCGCCGCCGAAGAACTCGGGGAACATCAGCGCCATCGAGGCCACCAGCTCGCCGATACCCATGGTGATCATGGCGAAGGTGGTGCCCGACTTCTTGGTCGTCACATAGCCCAGCAGGGCCGCGAAGAACATGCCGCCCAGGCCGCCGATGACGGGAATCAGCACCAGTGGAATGTTCCAGTCGCCGGCGCCGGCCTTGTTCATCGCATGGATGGCGATGAACGAGCCCAGGCCCGTGTAGACCGCATGGCCGAAGCTCAGCATGCCGCCCTGCCCCAGCAGGATGTTGTAGGACAGGCAGATGATGATGAGGTAGCCGATCTGGCTGAGCATGGTCAGCGCCAGGCTGCTGGTGAACACCAGCGGCGCCACGATCAGGGCCAGGGCGAAGGCGCCCCAGATCAGGATGCGCGCGATGTTCAGCGGCTGGAAGCTGTAGTGGCGCCCGGCCGCGGCGCCGGCCTTGGGCGAAGTCGTGTTCATGGTCGGTTTGGTGATCGAAGACATGGTCAGTCCCCCCGCGTGCCGAGCAGGCCCTTGGGCCGGAAGATGAGGATCAGCACCAGGAACAGGTAGGGCAGGATGGGCGCGACCTGGGAGATGGTGAGCTTGAGCAGGGGCCAGCCGAAGGTCTGCTCGCCGACGGGGCTGCCCAGCGTGGCCAGCAGGCTGGCCAGCGACCAGTCGATGGCCACGGCGAAGGTCTGCACGATGCCGATCAGCAGCGAGGCCACGAAGGCCCCGGCCAACGAGCCCATGCCGCCGACCACCACCACCACGAAGATGATGGAGCCCACCGACATGGCCATGGCGGGCTCCGTGACATAGGTGTTGCCGCCGATGACACCGGCCAGGCCCGCCAGCGCGCAGCCGCCGCCGAAGACCAGCATGAACACGCGTGGCACGTTGTGGCCCAGGGCCTCCACCATCTCGGGGTTCTTGAGCGCGGCCTGGATGACCAGGCCGATGCGCGTGCGCGTCAGCAGCAGCCACACGGCCACCAGCATCAGCAGCGCCACCAGCATCACGAAGGAGCGCGAGCGCGGGAACTGCGTGCCGTACAGCGTGAACAGCGGGCCTTGCAGCGCGGGCGGCAGGCCGTAGGGCACGGTGCCGCGCCCCCAGACCAGTTGCACCACTTCGAGGATGAGGTAGGACAGGCCGAAGGTCACGAGCAGCTCGGGCACATGGCCGTACTTGTGCACGCGGCGCAGGCTGTAGCGCTCGAACAGCGCCCCCAGGCCGCCGACCAGCAGCGGCGCGACGAACAGCGCACCCCAGAAGCCGATGATGCCGCTGAGCGTGTAGGCGAAGTACGCGCCCAGCATGTAGAAGCTGGTGTGGGCGAAGTTGAGCACGCCCATCATGCTGAAGATCAGCGTCAGCCCGGAGCTGAGCATGAACAGCAGCAGGCCGTAGCTCACGCCGTTGAGCAGCGATATGGTGAAGAACTCGAGCGTCATCGAAAGGCCTCGGTTTCGGTGCGTGGGAGACAGGACAAGGCGCGGGGCCGGGCTCAGGATGGCCGCTTCATCTGGCAGGAAGTCGGCGTGCTGGCCACGTAGGGCTCGTAGTACTTCACTGGCGCGAAGGTGTAGCCGGTGTTCTCGGCGTCGTAGGGGTTCTTGCCGCCGGCCTTTTCCCAGCGCGTGATGTACAGGCCCTGCTGCAGCTGGTGGTCGCTCTTGCGCATCTCGACCTCGCCGTTGAAGCTCTTGATCCGCATGCCCTCCAGCGCCGCCGCCACCTTGACAGGATCGGTGCCGCCGGTCTTGGCGAACGCGGCGTCCAGCAGCGCGAACACGTGGTAGATCGAGCTTTGCGTGAGGTCGTCGTTCATCTTTTTCTTGAACTCGGCCATCAGCGGCTGGATGGGGCCGCCCATGTTGTAGTGGCCGTAGCCCACGACATAGACCTTGCCGTCGGAGGCCGCGCCCATGGCAGTGGGCGAGCCCGAGCCGAAGGCGTAGTAGGTGTAGAACTTGACGTTGTTCAGCCCCGCGTCGTTGGCCGCCTTGATCAGCAGCGACAGGTCCGAGCCCCAGTTGCCCGTGATCACCGTGTCGGCGCCGGACTGCTTGATCTTGGCCACATAGGGCGCGAAATCGCGCACCTGGGCCAGCGGCGCGAAGTCGTCGCCCACGATCTGCACGTCGGGTCGCTTGGCCTTGAGCATCTCCTTGGCATACTTGGAGACCTGCTGGCCGTGCGAGTAGTTCTGGTTGATCAGGTAGACCTTCTTGACGTCGGGGACGTCCTTCATGTAGGTCGTCAGGGCCTCCATCTTCATGGAGGTGTCGGCGTCCAGGCGGAAGTGCCAGTAGCTGCACTTGCCGTTGGTCAGGTCCGGGTCCACGGCGGCATAGTTGAGGTAGACCACCTCCTTGCCCTTGTTGCGCGCGTTGTGCTTTTCCAGCGCGTCCATGATGGCCAGGGCCGGGCCCGAGCCATTGCCCTGCACCACGTAGCGCGCGCCCTGGTCCATGGCCGAGCGCAGCACGGCCGTGGTTTCCTGCGGGCTGAGCTTGTTGTCCAGCGGGATGATCTCGAACTTCACGCCCGAGGCGTTCTTCCGGTTGAAGTCCTCGGCCAGCAGCTGGAAGGTCTTGAGCTGGTTCGTGCCCACGGCCGCCATCAGGCCCGACAGCGGGTCGATCCAGCCGATCTTCACCGTCTCGCCCTTTTGCGCCCAGGCGCCCGAGGCACAGGCCAGCATGGCCGAGGCGGCCAGGGAATGCACGATCCACTTCATTTTTTGTCTCCTTTTCCGGTTGGTTCCGATATCTGTATTGGCGCCAGACTAACGCCTGAATGACAATTTCCCTTCGGGGAATGCCTTAGAAACTATCGCGCACGCGACTTGGCGGCAGACCCTGGCACATTGGCGACAGATCGCCATCGATCGAGCCAGAAAGCCGGGTTTTGCCTGATTTCAGGCAAAAGAAAGGGGCGCCTCGCGCCCCTTGCGAAGTCCGCTGGACAGCTATGCCATCACGATGGCCGCTTCATCTGGCATGACGTCGGTGTGCTGGCCACGTAGGGTTCGTAGTACTTCACGGGCACGAAGGTGTAGCCGGTGTTCTCCGAATCCATCGGGTACTTGCCGCCGGCCTTCTCCCAGCGCGCGATGAACAGGCCCTGCTGCAGCTGGTGGTCGGTCTTGCGCATCTCGACCTCGCCGTTGAGGCTGTTGAACTTCATGCCTTCCATGGTGGCCGCGACCTTGGCCGGATCCGTGGTCTTGGCGCGCAGGAAGGCCTGGTCCAGCATGGTCAGGCCCGAGTACAGCGAGCCCGTGTACATGTCGTCGTTGAACTTGGCCTTGTAGCCCTTGGTGATGCCGGCCAGGGGGCCGGGCAGGTTCATGTGGCCGTAGCCGACCATGTAGACCTTGTCGGCCGCGGCCGAGCCCAGGGCCGTGGGCGCGCCCGTGGCGATGGCGTAGTAGGTGTAGAACTTGACGTTGTTCAGCCCCGCGTCGTTGGCGGCCTTGATCAGCAGGGCCAGGTCCGAGCCCCAGTTGCCTGTGATCACCGAGTCCGCGCCGGACTGCTTGATCTTGGCCACATAGGGCGCGAAATCGCGCACCTGGGCCAACGGCGAGAAGTCGTCGCCCACGATCTCCACGTCGGGACGCTTGCGCTTGAGCATCTCCTTGGCGTACTTGGAGACCTGCTGGCCGTGCGAGTAGTTCTGGTTGATCAGGTAGACCTTCTTGATCTCGGGCAGATCCTTCATGTAGGTGGTCAGCGCCTCCATCTTCATGGAAGTGTCGGCGTCCAGGCGGAAGTGCCAGTAGCTGCACTTGCTGTTGGTCAGGTCCGGGTCCACGGCGGCATAGTTGAGGTAGACCACCTCCTTGCCCTTGTTGCGCGCGTTGTGCTTTTCCAGCGCGTCCATGATGGCCAGGGCCGGGCCCGAGCCGTTGCCCTGGAAGACGTAGCGCACGCCCTGGTCCATGGCCGATCGCAGGGCCGCCGTGGTTTCCTGCGGGCTGAGCTTGTTGTCGATGCCGATGATCTCGAACTTCACGCCCGAGGCATTGCTCTTGTTGAGCTCCTCGGCGATGTATTGCAGGCTCTTGAGCTGGTTGGAGCCCAACGCGGCCATCAGGCCCGACAGCGGGTCGATCCACGCAATCTTCACGGTCTCGCCCTTCTGGGCCAGGGCGCCCGAGGCGCAGGCCAGGGCCAGGGATGCCGTCAATGCCTTGATCGCAAACTTCATGAAGTGTCTCCTTCTGTTGGTGGTTTCCGGGCGAGGCTCAGGGTAATGGCCCCCTTGCCCCGCACCGATCGGTGATTGCCCCTAGCGGCTATCGCCGACGAGACTCGGACGGGCCACCGCCGGCAGGACATGCCCCCGCATGCCTGGCGCTCCCGCGGCCCGCCCGCTGCGGCTCACAGCCCTGGCAGCCGGTAGCCGGCCAGTTGCTCGCGCAGCCGGGTCTTGAGCATCTTGCCGGTGGCGCCCAGCGGAATGGCCTCGACGAAGACCACGTCATCGGGGATCTGCCACTTGGCGGTCTTGCCCTCGTAGAACTTGAGCAGTTCCTCTCGCGTGACCTCGGCGCCGGGCTTCTTCGCCACGGCCACGATGGGTCGCTCGTCCCACTTGGGGTGCGGCATGCCGATGCAGGCCGCCATGGCCACGGCCGGATGGGCCATGGCGATGTTCTCGATGTCGATGGAGCTGATCCACTCGCCACCGGACTTGATCACGTCCTTGCTGCGGTCGGTGATCTGCATGAAGCCGTCGGCATCGATGGTGGCCACGTCGCCCGTGGGGAACCAGCCCCGGCCCTGCTCGTCCTTGACGAGGGGGCTTTCGCCCTTGTAGTAGCTGTCCACGATCCAGGGGCCGCGCACCAGCAGGTCGCCATAGCTCTTGCCGTCCCAGGGCTGGTCCTGACCATCGCTGCCGACGATGCGCATGTCCACGCCGTAGATGGCGCGGCCCTGCTTTTGCAGGATCTTCATCTGCTCGTCCCGGGGCAGCGCGAGCTGCTTGTTCTTGAGCGTGCACAGCGTGCCCAGCGGGCTCATCTCGGTCATGCCCCAGGCGTGCAGCACCTCCACGCCGAAGTCGTCCTGGAAGGCCGTGATCATGGCCGGCGGGCAGGCCGAGCCGCCGATCACCGTGCGCTTGAGCGTGGTGAAGCGCAGGCCGCTGGGCTTGACGTGGCCCAGCAGCATCTGCCAGACCGTGGGCACGCCGGCCGCATAGGTCACGCCCTCGGCCTCGATCAGCTCGTACAGGGACTTGCCATCCAGCGCCGGGCCGGGGAACACCAGCTTGCAGCCCGTGAGCGCGGCCGAGTACGGAATGCCCCAGGCATTGACGTGGAACATGGGCACCACGGGCAGCACCGAGTCGCGCGCCGACAGACACATCACGTCGGGCAAGGCGGCCGCGTAGGCATGCAGCGTGGTGGAGCGGTGGCTGTAGAGCACGGCCTTGGGGTTGCCCGTGGTGCCGCTGGTGTAGCACATGCTGGAGGCCGTGTTCTCGTCGAACTCGGGCCACTGGTACTGGTCGGACTGGCCGGCGATCCAGGCCTCGTAGCTGACCAGGCCCGGCACGCCGCTCTCGGCGGGCAGGCGGTCGGCATCGCACAGGGCCACCCACTGGCGCACCGTGGGGCAGCGCGCATGCACGGCCTGGATGATGGGCAGGAAGGTCAGGTCGAAGCACATGACCTGGTCTTCCGCGTGGTTGATGATCCAGGCCACCTGGTCGGGGTGCAGGCGCGGATTGACGGTATGCAGCACGCGGCCCGAGCCGCTGACGCCGAAGTACATCTCCATGTGGCGGTAGCCATTCCAGGCCAGCGAGGCCACGCGGTCGCCCGCATGCAGGCCCAGACCATCGAGCGCATTGGCCAGTTGCCGGGAACGCCGGGCCAGGTCCCGGTAGGTATAGCGATGGATGTCGCCCTCCACCCTGCGCGAGACGATCTGCGCATCGCCATGGTGGCGTTCTGCGAAGTCGATCAGCGACGAGATCAACAGGGGTTGGCTTTGCATCAGACCCAGCATCTAAAGGCTCCTAAGGTGATTGAACTTCGTGAACTGCGGACTGCGGCTACGCCAGAGGCCAAGGGCCGAGTGCGCGATGCCGCTGTCCGCATGGAGAGTGGACTCAGGCCGGTGCTCTGGGTCCGATCCCGGCAGGGACAGGCACATCGTTTTTCCGGCATGGTTGACGCATTGTCTTGTCGCAACTAGGCAGCGTCTTCGCATGCGCGTATGGGATATACCCTAGGACGATGCTCGAAGCATGCGCTGCGTCATGCCACAGCGTGTTCGTGGACGCAGTCTTGTCGTTGCCGAAGATCCAGTATCCGGTCTGCGATGGCGTATCCACTGTCACGCGAATGCTGGATCCGGCACGGAAAACATGGGCGAACTTCTGGATCTCGACCCGCAGCAGCTGGGGCTGGCCGGCGGCCAGGGGCACATCCCTGTCCCGCGTGAAGGCACCCCAGGGACGCAGCGTGGTGGAACGGCTCTCATCCAGCGCGCGCTTGGAGGCGCGCAGCCAGCCGCGCTGCACGAACATCTCCTGCCCGTCGGGCCGCACCTCGGACACGGTGACCTGGATGTCGGTATTGGCGGCCGTGGCGCTGAGCCACAGGTCGGCCGAGCCTTCGCCGTAGAAGCTCAGGTCCTCGGGCAGGGCTGCCGTCGTGAAGACCAGCTGGCCGTCCTTCTCCGACGCGGGCACGGCGGGCCAGCCTTCCGCGGCCGGGTTGTTTACCTGAGGACTTTTCGCCGGGTAGCGGTAGCTCGATGAAGCGGTACCGGCCACGGGCGCACCGTCGGCCAGCACGCCGGCCGGCTGCATCCAAAGGCGCAGGGGCCTGACCGGCACGGGCAACCGGTCGAACCGGGCCTCGGCCGTGGGCATGAGCTTGGCGCCGCCGTTGGAGGCCTTGGCGTCGGTGGCCTGCATTTCCTGGAGCAGGCGCACGCGCGGCTCCTTGTCGAAGCCGTTGTCCTCGCCCTTGACGAAGCGCGCCAGGAAGCGCTTCAGGGTCTGGTCGATGTGGTCGGAGGTGATGTTCGTGTGGTGATCGCCATTGGAGCTGACCAGCCACATCCGGTCAGGCGCGATGGTGTCCTCGTAGTAGCCCGAGCGCGGGCCGATCTGCTCGTCCTGCCAGGACTGCGTTCCCAGGGTGGGGATGTTGATCTTGCCGCTTTCGAACATGGCGCTGCGCTGCAGGTACAGGCCCTCGGCATAGGGATTTTCCAGCCACTTGAACAGGTCCAGGTCGGGCCGCTTGATCTTCTCGACGTTCTCGGCCACGGTCTTGGCGCAGCCGGTGTCGCCGCCATGCTTGGCCGCCAGTTCGGCCGCAATGCCCCAGATCCGCGGAAAGCCGTTCCACCACTGCGCAGGAAAGCCGATGTTGGCGATACCGCCCGGATAGCCCACGTCGCGGTAGGGATCGCCCACATTCTTGCCGGGCGTGATCGCCAGCAGACCCTTGGGCCGGTGTGCGGCCACCCACAGCTGGTTGTAGCCCGAGTACGAGTAGCCGATCATGCCGATGCGGCCGTTGGACCAGGTCTGCCTGCCGGCCCACTCGATGGCGAAGGCGCCGGCCGCGCCCACGGTCGCGTCGAAGACGCGGTCATCCCCCGTGGAGCAGCCCGTGCCCGGCACGTTCAGCCCCATGACCGCATAGCCTTCCTTGACCCAGGGACTGCTGATGTTGGGGTACGAGCCCGAGATGTAGCCGTCGTACTCGACCAGCAGCGGGAACGGGCCCTGCCCCTCGGGAAGCAGCAGGGAGTAGCGCATCCTGTTGCCGTCAGGCAGCGTGATGTAGCCCGATTGCTGGCCCGACCCCATGGGAGGGGGAGCCTCGCTGGAAGAGCCGCCGCAGGCAGCCAGCCCGATGGCGACGGCCGCGACGGCCCCTGCCAGCGGCCAGCGCCAGGCGTGTGTGAACATGGTCATGGGTACTTTGTCTCCGTTGTTGTTGTCGTCCTGGCGGCACGCGGGCCGCCTTCACTGCTGGCGGATGCGCAGCGTGCTCTTGTCGGCGTCGAAGACCAGGCCCGAAGGCCACGGTTTCCACGTCTGGCCCAGGGCCGGGTTCTGCGGATCGCCCGTCTGCATGAAGGCCTTGAGGCTGGCCACCATCGCGCCCGACAGCGCCTGCCGGCCCGGCTGGTTGGCCAGGCTGTTGGTCGCCCTTGCAAACACCGAGGGGCCGAAGTTGCCGAACAGGAACGGCAGGTCGAAGGCGTGGGCCGCCCCGTAGACCGTGTTCCATGGCGCCGGCTGCTGCGCCCAGTCGAAGCGGTAGGCCCAGACATCGGGCTGTTGCGTGCGCAGCGTGCCCAGCAACTGATCGCGACTGGGGTCGATGAGCAGCAGGCCCAGCAGGGCCATCCGGGCGTTGTAGCCTGTTCCGGCGGCGTCCACGGGCAGGTAGGAGGGATCAATGATGTCGGCCACCGCCAGGGCTGGGGGCGCATCGGGGTCGAAGGCCTGCATCATGCGAAAGCGCGCCGCATCGTCGATCCTGAACCCCGGCTTGCCCGCCAGCACGGCCAGCAGCGGGGCGAACAATTTGCCCTCCTCGGCCGTGTAGCCCGCCATCACCGGCACCTTGTTGTAGCGGCCGGCGGCCAGGGCGGCCATGGGGTCGGCAGGAAGCAGCAGGCCATCGGGAATCGGCCCGGCGCCGGTCAGGCCCTTGGCGGCCAGGGTCTGCAGCAGCACGCGGCCATCCTTGCCGCGCAGATAGCCGGCCACCTGCGCTGGCGACCAGCCGGCCGCCAGCACGGCGGCACCCGCCAGATCGGCCGCCAGACCGTCGGCCACCATCAGATGGCCCAGCAACTGGCTGGCCTGGGCAGCGTAGGTGGACGCGGGCTTGATCGTGGACAGCGTGCCGGCCGGCAGGTTGCCCGGCAGCGACAGTCCGCCGCTGATGGGCACGATGCGGTGGAACAGGCCCCTGGCCTGCTCGGCGGTCAGCAGCGCCAGCGCATTGATGGCGCCCGCCGACTGTCCCATGAGCGTGACATTGCCCGCATCGCCGCCGAAGCGCGCGATGTTGCGCTGGATGAAGCGCAGCGCCTGCAGGTTGTCCAGCAACGCGAAGTTGCCCGTGACCGGTGCCCCGGTCTGCATCCGGGGCATCTGCATGAAACCC
It encodes:
- a CDS encoding ABC transporter ATP-binding protein, with product MLNINNLHAYYGKSHVLHGVDFSVQPGEIVALLGRNGSGRSTTAKAIMGLVHWEGALDWKGQSLTGKKAYEIAHLGLGYVPESRDVFPNLTVHQNLLLGQKGKGRGSRWGFDDMYAMFPRLKERQHTEAGVMSGGEQQMLTLCRTLMGDPDLIIIDEPTEGLAPKIVELVGEYLQKIKQRGVSVLLIEQKLTIAMSISDRALVMGHGRIVFDGTPDGLRADQKVRKEWLEV
- a CDS encoding ABC transporter ATP-binding protein, with the protein product MSSIAMEQPGKAAVAAAGETGYALELRDLYKRFGKAEIIRGAQLAVKPGERVAIIGPNGAGKSTLFNLISGRFEPTSGQVLLNGQRIDGKKPYEINRMGLSRSFQITNIFPKLSVFENLRCGVLWSLGYRYSCWRFLSKLRDANARAEELMEMIGLHRKRDTLAVNLTYAEQRALEIGITIGGGAGVILLDEPTAGMSNSETAHFIQLIKKVTEGKTLLTVEHDMGVVFGLADKIAVVVYGEVIAYDTPEAVRANPRVQEAYLGSSVADQQAGAH
- a CDS encoding branched-chain amino acid ABC transporter permease; protein product: MSSITKPTMNTTSPKAGAAAGRHYSFQPLNIARILIWGAFALALIVAPLVFTSSLALTMLSQIGYLIIICLSYNILLGQGGMLSFGHAVYTGLGSFIAIHAMNKAGAGDWNIPLVLIPVIGGLGGMFFAALLGYVTTKKSGTTFAMITMGIGELVASMALMFPEFFGGEGGITTDRVYGKPFFGLTFGSGMEVYYLIAAYCFLCTAAMFAFTGTPLGRMLNAVRDNPERVEFVGYNTQRVRYFAFIIAGFFAGIGGGLAAINFEIITAMDSVSVMRSGSYLLFTFLGGATFFFGPIIGAVLLVLASVLLSELTKAWLLYLGLVFLLMVMYAPGGVASLIMMNLRVARFGKWRRLAQPYMAIAASALLAIAGGAAIVEMIYHLQLNAALGPQVSFMGAQLDTSSASTWTVAIVVFVVGMGLLEVARRWCLRRWERIQEEIEEAIKRGEG
- a CDS encoding branched-chain amino acid ABC transporter permease; translated protein: MTLEFFTISLLNGVSYGLLLFMLSSGLTLIFSMMGVLNFAHTSFYMLGAYFAYTLSGIIGFWGALFVAPLLVGGLGALFERYSLRRVHKYGHVPELLVTFGLSYLILEVVQLVWGRGTVPYGLPPALQGPLFTLYGTQFPRSRSFVMLVALLMLVAVWLLLTRTRIGLVIQAALKNPEMVEALGHNVPRVFMLVFGGGCALAGLAGVIGGNTYVTEPAMAMSVGSIIFVVVVVGGMGSLAGAFVASLLIGIVQTFAVAIDWSLASLLATLGSPVGEQTFGWPLLKLTISQVAPILPYLFLVLILIFRPKGLLGTRGD
- a CDS encoding branched-chain amino acid ABC transporter substrate-binding protein, which encodes MKWIVHSLAASAMLACASGAWAQKGETVKIGWIDPLSGLMAAVGTNQLKTFQLLAEDFNRKNASGVKFEIIPLDNKLSPQETTAVLRSAMDQGARYVVQGNGSGPALAIMDALEKHNARNKGKEVVYLNYAAVDPDLTNGKCSYWHFRLDADTSMKMEALTTYMKDVPDVKKVYLINQNYSHGQQVSKYAKEMLKAKRPDVQIVGDDFAPLAQVRDFAPYVAKIKQSGADTVITGNWGSDLSLLIKAANDAGLNNVKFYTYYAFGSGSPTAMGAASDGKVYVVGYGHYNMGGPIQPLMAEFKKKMNDDLTQSSIYHVFALLDAAFAKTGGTDPVKVAAALEGMRIKSFNGEVEMRKSDHQLQQGLYITRWEKAGGKNPYDAENTGYTFAPVKYYEPYVASTPTSCQMKRPS
- a CDS encoding branched-chain amino acid ABC transporter substrate-binding protein, which encodes MKFAIKALTASLALACASGALAQKGETVKIAWIDPLSGLMAALGSNQLKSLQYIAEELNKSNASGVKFEIIGIDNKLSPQETTAALRSAMDQGVRYVFQGNGSGPALAIMDALEKHNARNKGKEVVYLNYAAVDPDLTNSKCSYWHFRLDADTSMKMEALTTYMKDLPEIKKVYLINQNYSHGQQVSKYAKEMLKRKRPDVEIVGDDFSPLAQVRDFAPYVAKIKQSGADSVITGNWGSDLALLIKAANDAGLNNVKFYTYYAIATGAPTALGSAAADKVYMVGYGHMNLPGPLAGITKGYKAKFNDDMYTGSLYSGLTMLDQAFLRAKTTDPAKVAATMEGMKFNSLNGEVEMRKTDHQLQQGLFIARWEKAGGKYPMDSENTGYTFVPVKYYEPYVASTPTSCQMKRPS
- a CDS encoding 3-(methylthio)propionyl-CoA ligase, producing the protein MLGLMQSQPLLISSLIDFAERHHGDAQIVSRRVEGDIHRYTYRDLARRSRQLANALDGLGLHAGDRVASLAWNGYRHMEMYFGVSGSGRVLHTVNPRLHPDQVAWIINHAEDQVMCFDLTFLPIIQAVHARCPTVRQWVALCDADRLPAESGVPGLVSYEAWIAGQSDQYQWPEFDENTASSMCYTSGTTGNPKAVLYSHRSTTLHAYAAALPDVMCLSARDSVLPVVPMFHVNAWGIPYSAALTGCKLVFPGPALDGKSLYELIEAEGVTYAAGVPTVWQMLLGHVKPSGLRFTTLKRTVIGGSACPPAMITAFQDDFGVEVLHAWGMTEMSPLGTLCTLKNKQLALPRDEQMKILQKQGRAIYGVDMRIVGSDGQDQPWDGKSYGDLLVRGPWIVDSYYKGESPLVKDEQGRGWFPTGDVATIDADGFMQITDRSKDVIKSGGEWISSIDIENIAMAHPAVAMAACIGMPHPKWDERPIVAVAKKPGAEVTREELLKFYEGKTAKWQIPDDVVFVEAIPLGATGKMLKTRLREQLAGYRLPGL
- a CDS encoding CocE/NonD family hydrolase, translating into MTMFTHAWRWPLAGAVAAVAIGLAACGGSSSEAPPPMGSGQQSGYITLPDGNRMRYSLLLPEGQGPFPLLVEYDGYISGSYPNISSPWVKEGYAVMGLNVPGTGCSTGDDRVFDATVGAAGAFAIEWAGRQTWSNGRIGMIGYSYSGYNQLWVAAHRPKGLLAITPGKNVGDPYRDVGYPGGIANIGFPAQWWNGFPRIWGIAAELAAKHGGDTGCAKTVAENVEKIKRPDLDLFKWLENPYAEGLYLQRSAMFESGKINIPTLGTQSWQDEQIGPRSGYYEDTIAPDRMWLVSSNGDHHTNITSDHIDQTLKRFLARFVKGEDNGFDKEPRVRLLQEMQATDAKASNGGAKLMPTAEARFDRLPVPVRPLRLWMQPAGVLADGAPVAGTASSSYRYPAKSPQVNNPAAEGWPAVPASEKDGQLVFTTAALPEDLSFYGEGSADLWLSATAANTDIQVTVSEVRPDGQEMFVQRGWLRASKRALDESRSTTLRPWGAFTRDRDVPLAAGQPQLLRVEIQKFAHVFRAGSSIRVTVDTPSQTGYWIFGNDKTASTNTLWHDAAHASSIVLGYIPYAHAKTLPSCDKTMRQPCRKNDVPVPAGIGPRAPA